One stretch of Gouania willdenowi chromosome 16, fGouWil2.1, whole genome shotgun sequence DNA includes these proteins:
- the tmem238a gene encoding transmembrane protein 238a, whose protein sequence is MAPKYEGLSHCKLALVFAILMDLLGVISLLLGVFAPLEIQGRDFGDLLVYTGALLVLFSLAGWVMWYSGNIEGLTSKKELGGTVGGAVDRLARSLSRRIRLPRTHSSPS, encoded by the coding sequence ATGGCACCAAAGTATGAAGGCCTGTCCCACTGTAAGCTGGCTCTGGTTTTCGCCATCCTCATGGACCTGCTGGGTGTGATTTCCTTGCTGCTGGGCGTCTTTGCACCATTGGAGATCCAAGGCCGGGACTTTGGGGATCTGCTGGTGTACACTGGTGCCCTGCTGGTGCTGTTTTCACTCGCAGGTTGGGTCATGTGGTATAGCGGCAACATTGAGGGTCTGACCTCTAAGAAAGAGCTCGGAGGAACAGTGGGTGGCGCAGTGGACCGACTCGCTCGTTCCCTGAGCCGCAGGATACGTCTGCCCAGGACTCACAGTAGCCCATCGTAG